The following coding sequences lie in one Changpingibacter yushuensis genomic window:
- a CDS encoding co-chaperone YbbN, producing the protein MTPAFDASMYGAVDLSGLAARAAAPSSPTPPSEGGATIEGSFVIDVTALNLRDALETSASVPVVLYFYTPRAEQTVVLDGKLQQLAQDRAGRFQLGRVNADTSADVAQAVGIEGLPAAVLLLQGQPIPLFQGIPADDQLPSAIDQVLQVGAQYGITGVLAGGEPREPAEPALPPHMAEAYAALEQGNTELARTEFEAALKVNPSLREAHIGIDHIDLAMRVQQVDRDAALEEAQRAPLTDIAAHMTAADIEVFHGYPDAAFARLIDVIKVTSGDERNAVRERLLELFEVVGADQPVVSQARRALASALF; encoded by the coding sequence ATGACCCCGGCATTCGACGCCTCCATGTATGGCGCAGTAGATCTCTCTGGTCTGGCAGCTCGCGCTGCAGCTCCATCGTCGCCCACACCTCCGAGCGAAGGTGGAGCCACGATTGAAGGTTCGTTTGTCATAGATGTCACCGCATTGAATCTCCGGGACGCTCTGGAGACCTCCGCCAGTGTTCCAGTTGTGTTGTACTTCTACACGCCGCGGGCTGAACAGACTGTTGTTCTTGACGGCAAGCTCCAACAGCTGGCTCAAGATCGTGCCGGGCGATTCCAGCTTGGACGAGTGAATGCAGATACCAGCGCGGACGTGGCTCAGGCCGTTGGTATTGAAGGGTTGCCAGCCGCGGTGCTGTTGCTGCAAGGCCAGCCAATTCCACTGTTCCAAGGAATCCCAGCTGATGATCAGTTGCCTTCAGCAATCGATCAGGTTCTTCAAGTGGGTGCTCAATATGGGATTACCGGCGTGCTCGCTGGCGGGGAGCCACGTGAGCCAGCGGAACCGGCGCTTCCGCCGCATATGGCAGAAGCTTATGCTGCGCTTGAGCAAGGGAACACCGAACTCGCGCGGACGGAGTTCGAAGCGGCACTCAAGGTCAATCCAAGTCTTCGAGAGGCCCACATAGGAATTGACCACATTGATCTGGCCATGCGCGTGCAACAGGTGGACCGCGACGCCGCCCTCGAGGAAGCGCAGCGTGCACCGCTGACTGATATTGCGGCGCACATGACCGCGGCCGATATTGAGGTGTTTCACGGGTATCCAGATGCCGCATTCGCCCGTCTCATTGACGTCATTAAGGTGACAAGTGGAGATGAACGCAACGCTGTGCGCGAGCGCCTCCTTGAGCTCTTTGAGGTTGTGGGTGCGGACCAACCTGTGGTTTCCCAAGCGCGCCGCGCGTTAGCTTCTGCGCTGTTCTAA
- the glgB gene encoding 1,4-alpha-glucan branching protein GlgB produces MNALDFVTVPTHVLDAVADGWYHSPHDILGPHLGDESITVRTLRRLADKVFIETSEGRTEAVHEHRGIWRAVLPGTDTFDYRVVSVYGGVEHRSDDPYRFLPTVGEMDIYLFNEGRHEKLWKALGSHVRSFPSKLGTVHGTSFAVWAPHAKAVRVTGEFNGWDGSVHAMRTLGGSGIWELFIPGASEGARYKYEIQYSDLSWHQKADPMARRSEEPPSTASIVSESHFEWEDEGWIEHREAHEATAGPMSVYEIHLGSWRPGLDYRSIAPQLIGHLKYAGFTHVEFMPLAEHPYTPSWGYQVTGYYSPTARFGTPDDLRFLISELHKAGIGVIMDWVPAHFPKDEWALANFDGGPLYEDPNPLRAEHPDWGTLVFDYGRREVRNFLVANALYWLEEFHVDGIRVDAVASMLYLDYSRESGQWQPNVYGGRENLEAISFLQEVNATAYREHPGIVMIAEESTSWPGVTGMTDSGGLGFGLKWNMGWMNDTLRYLEEKPINRRWHHGEITFSLVYAFSEHFLLPISHDEVVHGKGSLYTKMPGDDWQKLAGVRGFLGYQWAHPGKKLLFMGQEFAQIQEWNESRGLDWWLTDVPSHDGVLSMVKALNQIYAASSALWSDDFTGHGFEWIDASAGDANVISFIRKSADDKEKVVVVCNFSGVPHNDFRVGLPEGGRWNEIFNSDALEYGGSGVGNLGAVQAENVSWNDRPYSALVQLPPFGVVYFRPDEESPRRIDTAAERHLLSQSQRKQPPLLGYADAVGANQTEIPSSSEAAEQPED; encoded by the coding sequence ATGAACGCACTGGACTTTGTCACCGTACCCACCCACGTCCTGGACGCCGTCGCTGATGGCTGGTATCACTCGCCGCATGACATTCTGGGCCCACACCTAGGTGATGAGTCCATAACGGTGCGCACCCTGCGGCGTCTGGCCGACAAGGTCTTCATTGAGACGTCCGAGGGGCGCACAGAAGCTGTGCATGAGCACCGTGGAATCTGGCGTGCTGTTCTACCAGGAACAGACACCTTCGACTACCGAGTTGTCTCGGTGTACGGCGGCGTTGAACATCGATCCGACGATCCATATCGATTCCTTCCCACAGTGGGAGAAATGGACATTTACCTGTTCAACGAGGGGCGCCACGAGAAACTGTGGAAGGCGCTCGGTTCCCACGTGCGATCTTTCCCCAGCAAACTGGGTACCGTGCACGGCACAAGCTTTGCGGTATGGGCACCCCACGCCAAGGCTGTGCGCGTGACAGGCGAGTTCAATGGGTGGGATGGTTCAGTTCACGCCATGCGTACGCTCGGCGGATCCGGCATCTGGGAGTTGTTCATCCCTGGTGCATCGGAGGGAGCGCGCTATAAGTACGAAATCCAGTACTCCGATCTTTCTTGGCATCAAAAGGCAGACCCCATGGCTCGCCGTTCGGAAGAGCCTCCCTCCACAGCGTCAATAGTCTCGGAGTCCCACTTCGAATGGGAGGACGAAGGTTGGATTGAACACCGTGAGGCTCACGAAGCTACTGCTGGCCCTATGTCCGTCTACGAGATCCATCTGGGTTCTTGGCGCCCCGGACTAGACTACCGGTCAATTGCCCCCCAGCTCATCGGCCATCTGAAGTATGCGGGATTCACCCACGTCGAGTTCATGCCTCTGGCCGAACACCCCTACACGCCGTCTTGGGGATACCAAGTCACTGGCTATTATTCGCCGACGGCGAGGTTCGGTACGCCCGACGACCTGCGCTTCCTCATCTCCGAACTCCACAAGGCCGGAATCGGCGTGATTATGGATTGGGTCCCTGCTCATTTCCCGAAGGACGAATGGGCATTGGCCAACTTTGATGGCGGCCCTCTGTATGAGGACCCAAACCCTCTGCGTGCCGAACATCCCGATTGGGGAACCTTAGTCTTTGATTATGGCCGCCGCGAGGTCCGCAACTTCCTCGTAGCCAACGCACTGTACTGGCTCGAAGAGTTTCATGTTGATGGGATTCGTGTGGATGCCGTTGCCTCCATGCTTTACCTCGACTACTCACGCGAATCTGGCCAGTGGCAGCCGAACGTCTATGGTGGCCGTGAGAACCTCGAAGCAATCTCCTTCCTCCAAGAGGTCAACGCTACGGCCTATCGTGAACACCCCGGAATCGTGATGATTGCGGAGGAATCCACGTCGTGGCCAGGAGTCACAGGAATGACGGATTCTGGCGGGTTGGGATTCGGTCTCAAGTGGAACATGGGGTGGATGAACGACACCCTTCGTTACCTTGAGGAGAAGCCGATCAACCGGCGCTGGCACCACGGCGAAATAACGTTCTCACTGGTCTATGCCTTCTCTGAGCACTTCCTGCTTCCCATCTCCCACGATGAAGTGGTGCACGGCAAGGGCTCGCTCTACACCAAGATGCCTGGCGATGATTGGCAGAAGCTTGCAGGCGTACGAGGCTTCTTGGGGTACCAGTGGGCTCATCCAGGTAAGAAGCTCCTGTTCATGGGCCAAGAGTTTGCTCAAATTCAGGAATGGAACGAATCGAGGGGGCTAGATTGGTGGCTCACTGATGTTCCTTCCCATGACGGAGTTCTTTCCATGGTGAAGGCCCTCAATCAGATCTACGCGGCCTCGTCAGCGCTGTGGAGCGACGATTTTACGGGTCACGGTTTTGAGTGGATCGATGCTTCGGCTGGCGATGCCAATGTCATCTCGTTCATCAGAAAGAGTGCAGACGACAAGGAGAAGGTGGTCGTGGTCTGCAACTTCTCTGGCGTACCTCACAACGACTTCCGAGTTGGCCTTCCTGAAGGCGGCCGCTGGAATGAGATCTTCAATTCCGATGCGCTTGAATATGGCGGCTCGGGAGTCGGGAACCTCGGCGCGGTGCAAGCTGAGAACGTATCGTGGAACGACCGCCCATACTCTGCACTCGTACAACTCCCGCCGTTCGGAGTTGTGTACTTCCGCCCTGATGAGGAATCACCACGTCGCATCGATACTGCAGCAGAACGCCACCTGCTCTCTCAATCACAGAGGAAGCAGCCCCCGCTTCTGGGTTACGCAGACGCTGTAGGTGCTAATCAGACGGAGATCCCGAGTTCGTCCGAAGCGGCGGAACAACCCGAGGACTAA
- a CDS encoding LacI family DNA-binding transcriptional regulator, with product MSDRIRLADLAKQAGVSTATVSRVLNGKDTVAPSTRKAVLTALDLLGYERPERLRQHPGGLIGLIVPELSNPIFPIFAQDLENVMAISGYTPLLCTQAAGGITEDSYVQMLLDQHASGIIFVSGLHADTTANIDRYRKLIEMHVPFVTINGAHPSIDAPDFSSDDVGAVTQAVRHLTSLGHSRIGLALGPGRFIPSQEKATGFVHAMNQRFPGAPTPIVQTLYTVEGGQSAAAQLLEMGCTAIICGSDIMALGAIRHCESIGKRVPEDVSVTGFDDSPLMAFTNPPMTTFRQPVKSMCEAAVTTLLAMIDGGMSSPRSLIFRSELIVRKTTSRPPEKR from the coding sequence ATGTCTGATCGGATTCGCTTGGCGGACCTCGCAAAACAGGCTGGCGTATCAACGGCTACGGTCTCTCGAGTTCTCAACGGAAAAGACACCGTGGCTCCCAGCACGCGAAAGGCCGTCCTTACAGCGCTAGATCTGTTGGGATACGAACGCCCCGAACGCCTGCGCCAACACCCAGGTGGTCTCATCGGGCTCATAGTGCCCGAACTCTCCAATCCGATCTTTCCGATCTTCGCTCAGGACCTTGAGAACGTCATGGCGATCTCGGGTTACACTCCACTACTGTGCACTCAGGCCGCCGGCGGAATCACAGAGGATTCCTACGTCCAGATGCTCCTAGATCAGCATGCTTCCGGCATCATCTTCGTTTCCGGTCTCCACGCAGATACAACAGCCAACATCGATCGCTATCGCAAGTTGATCGAAATGCACGTGCCCTTCGTGACAATCAATGGCGCTCATCCTTCCATCGATGCACCGGACTTTTCATCTGACGACGTCGGAGCCGTCACTCAAGCGGTTCGTCATCTTACGTCGCTCGGCCACTCTCGGATCGGCTTAGCACTCGGTCCCGGCAGATTCATTCCCTCGCAAGAGAAGGCCACTGGCTTCGTTCACGCCATGAATCAGCGATTCCCGGGCGCTCCAACACCCATCGTACAAACGTTGTACACAGTTGAAGGCGGTCAGTCGGCTGCAGCCCAGCTTCTCGAAATGGGTTGCACCGCAATCATTTGTGGTAGCGACATCATGGCGCTCGGTGCGATCCGTCATTGCGAATCGATCGGCAAGCGCGTGCCAGAAGACGTCTCGGTGACCGGGTTCGATGACTCGCCGCTCATGGCTTTCACGAACCCGCCAATGACCACGTTCCGTCAACCAGTCAAGTCCATGTGTGAAGCCGCCGTCACCACCCTGCTGGCCATGATCGATGGCGGAATGTCATCGCCTCGTTCGCTCATATTCAGATCTGAGCTGATAGTTCGAAAGACCACCTCGCGCCCACCAGAGAAGCGGTAG
- a CDS encoding phosphotransferase — protein sequence MEPDSPSLPAPSDLATAIQPWVASARWHFGDTAHVKPYHVAILDSAPNAFAIWFVADDGLRYNIPLVLRIRGSYRAEAAAPSPVGTFQEWDIFDATDDPEGQRLILERSIAPSPHNPLIAHSINTVGSVVAARRLTSEQSNTSIIYDLEDGSRIIIKVFRVFTPGHNPDVELQQALGSTGTVPRQYGSAQLEIEGGVADVVVVQEFLTGTTDAWQVITQDLKDCDGTLGALGPQITDLGRLTRRFHTALAEAFPTVHADAQHITAIRDSWAQRAAAAIAAVPELGEFEGQIEMVYTATAHVNWPDLQRIHGDYHLGQVLNAAGRGWFALDFEGEPLRPLAERTQPDLALRDVAGMLRSFDYAVGSAELDGGDREALASWGEAAREAFLFGYGTLDEEEQVLLDALMLDKALYEVSYEVAQRPTWLPIPVAGVKRILHSN from the coding sequence ATGGAGCCCGACAGTCCGAGCCTACCTGCACCTTCTGACCTAGCCACAGCGATCCAACCGTGGGTTGCATCGGCCCGCTGGCACTTTGGCGATACCGCACACGTGAAGCCATACCACGTTGCCATTCTCGACTCAGCACCCAACGCATTCGCCATCTGGTTTGTTGCCGACGACGGCCTGCGCTACAACATTCCGTTGGTTCTACGTATCCGTGGCTCGTACCGTGCTGAGGCCGCCGCTCCTTCACCTGTGGGGACATTCCAGGAATGGGACATCTTCGATGCCACTGATGATCCGGAAGGGCAGCGGCTTATCCTCGAGCGATCAATCGCTCCATCACCGCACAACCCGCTGATTGCCCATTCGATCAATACAGTTGGTTCGGTTGTTGCCGCACGGCGCCTCACATCTGAGCAATCCAATACCTCGATCATCTACGATCTGGAGGACGGAAGCCGCATCATCATCAAGGTGTTCCGGGTATTCACGCCCGGGCACAACCCCGATGTGGAGCTTCAGCAGGCTCTCGGTTCCACGGGCACCGTTCCACGCCAGTATGGATCCGCCCAACTGGAGATAGAAGGTGGGGTGGCCGACGTCGTCGTCGTACAGGAATTCTTGACCGGAACCACTGACGCGTGGCAGGTCATCACGCAAGATCTCAAGGATTGTGACGGAACTCTGGGCGCCCTAGGGCCGCAGATTACTGATCTTGGCAGGCTCACCCGGCGTTTCCACACCGCACTTGCGGAGGCGTTCCCAACTGTCCATGCCGATGCGCAACACATCACCGCCATCCGTGATTCGTGGGCACAACGGGCGGCAGCGGCCATTGCCGCAGTGCCGGAACTTGGGGAATTCGAAGGCCAAATTGAGATGGTCTATACGGCAACGGCCCACGTCAACTGGCCTGATCTCCAGCGAATCCACGGTGACTATCACTTGGGTCAAGTACTCAACGCCGCCGGGCGCGGTTGGTTTGCCCTCGACTTTGAAGGAGAACCATTGCGGCCACTCGCGGAGCGGACGCAGCCAGATCTTGCTCTGCGCGACGTCGCGGGAATGCTGCGTTCCTTCGACTATGCTGTGGGCTCGGCAGAACTGGATGGCGGAGACCGGGAGGCACTCGCATCGTGGGGCGAGGCAGCTCGCGAAGCTTTCCTTTTCGGATATGGCACTCTGGATGAGGAAGAGCAGGTACTGCTCGACGCATTGATGCTGGACAAGGCGCTCTACGAGGTTTCCTACGAAGTTGCGCAACGCCCAACATGGTTGCCAATTCCAGTTGCTGGGGTCAAAAGGATTCTCCACTCCAATTAG